DNA sequence from the Coffea arabica cultivar ET-39 chromosome 11c, Coffea Arabica ET-39 HiFi, whole genome shotgun sequence genome:
TTATGGTCTTGATTCTTCAATTctttggatggatggatggaacTATTGGGAAATTGTTCATTTAATAAACATGTTTGGTCTTGATTCTTCTAGAAAAGAAAGGTAAATCCTTAAAGGCGAAGGCAAGCTCTTCAAGTGTCGAACCTTGAACATGCATGTTACCTTTTTTGCTTTTGGGTGATGACAGTAGATAACATTTCCATGTGGAGCATGACCGAGAAAAACAAAGGTCTAGAGAGTGGATGACTGTGTTCATTGATTGATTTTCCATTTCCCAAGTTATTGCATTGGTTGATCTTCCAACTTGGTTAAGGTAGTGGTTGATGACGAATGAGTTGAGGCTTTCCAAAAAGGATTTGCAAACGTGGATCCATAATGTGTCAATTGCCTTCCCATTTTCAAACTATTATCCCTCTTGTGAAAAGCAAagatttttcaacttttttttttgacgtgAAAGAACTGATGGTGAAGAAAAGTAAACATGAGCAATGACTTTGTTTTAACTCCTCTTTCATCACAAAATCCTTAATTAACACGGCTTTTAGCATAAAACTTGGCTGCTACTACTTTTCCTCTTACCTTGCCACACAAAATAAGCAAGAAATTGACAAATACCTCCTGCGTGCCCTCATAAGTATTATTTGGCTTGTATTCTCCCAAGATATAGGTGCCTATCAAACTATAATGCGACgcaaaaaaaataagaagtgaataACAAAAGAAATGTGAAAATAAAAGCCATAAAATCAAACTAGTATAGCTTACCTCTATACATAAgctcttttttttgttcaaattaCTCAACAAGAGTGTGCATCGAAATCAAATTCGgtaatttggaattttaaatttgaaatttttagaaatttggaCATTAGAAAATTCGATCGATTTCAAATTCGATTTCataaattccgaattcaatttgAAAGTTGGCAATAACCGATTTCACCTAATTCTGTAATTATATGTAAGCTTTGCTAAACTAAATGCCAACTTTTGTATAATATAAGTTTATAGTTATAACATAATATACAACTAACTTAATAAGACTTTATTATTGTattgttttataatataattattaattagatgtattattatataatataaatttttatattacatatatattaatatatatagcACATACGAATTTGAAATTGAATATCAAATTAGGTATTCGATTCCGATTTCACATTGTGAATTCGAAATCCAAAATTCCGTTTTGAGAAAACATATTctcaaattcaaatcaaattcgtatattttaaaaataaaaaaatccgaTTTCCTTTTCGTTTTTCGCTTTACCGATTTCGAGAATTCCAAAATTCGAATCGAATTCAATCGAtaaatcgatttttttttttaagttacaTGCTCCTATAACTCAGAATGAATCacttattatatatttatactcCACCTACGAAAGGACATAAGAATTTATAACTCTCTTGTAATATAAAGCTAAGTTAAAATATCTAgctcaagaaaaaaagaaaaatacacaCTTACACTTTTCATACTTTTCCTCCGTCATTTCCctagaaacaaaacaagcaCCTTTAATGtagtaataaaaatttcaaaaaaaaatgttcgGGGGCCATTACAAAAGGCACAGTAAATATACGGGGATACAACCAGAAATCAAGCCAAATTTGAGGGTATGTCAGCAACAAGGACGCTTAAATAATCGCGCTCTCTCCGTCAAATTAGGGTTCTTATATTCACATTTCTATTTTCTACACGCTGACAATTCACACTCTCTACCTTCACTCCTTTCCCCAGCAGAAGCCCAACAGAATCAATAATAAATTCGTAAGCCCATTTTGTTTGTTTACATCAGCACCATCATTCATGTAAATATGTGCTTATTTATCTAAAAAATTGTTTTTTAGTCCTTAAATGCTGGATTGCAtttcttgtttattttcttAAGCTTCACAAGTCCTCGTGAATCTTTGGTGGCAGATGTTGTATTCTTCATTTGAGGAGTTTTTATTTCTGGGTTTGTAATAATTCTCGTaaagttcaaattttttaattGCTTCTTTCTTTTTACATAATATGGTACGAATGATTGGGAATTATTCTGTGCTTAGctgttttttcatttatttaaaaaaattatagctTGAGATACAGCAGTTGGCGGTTGTAGTCtagtttcaatgattttgtaataatagtgaattattacGGGTTATTACATTAAAATTTATGTTGTCACTGTAGCTGAGTATTTTTAGCTGTGTTCATAATCATAAGAAAACTAAAgccaaaaagggggaaaattccAGAGGGGgcaaatcatatggaaaagaaaagtttcccTTTGTGTGTAGACATTTGctgttttttaaatttttgttaagGCATCTTTTGAATGTTGACTAGCTTTGCTCCTGTCATTcgacttgacaaagaaaaagattatACTTTTCTTTGTGATTTTGTGACATTGATCTTCTGGTACATGTCATTTCAGGCTTTCGGTTTGAATTATAGGTCTTTGCCATAAATTTTTCTTAGCTCACGACTTGTTGAATTTAAACCAGGCTTATCCACTCTTCAAAGGAAAGGTAGGCGCATGAGAAGAATATTTTGGCTGTCTTGGTTATTGTTTATCTTGTTGGTGAGAGAAACACTCTGCAGaggattgcattgagtttgtttggataagagtttatttggatgatttatttgagatatttactgtagcactttttgtgatgtgatgtatgtgagataaaaaggtgattgggaagataaaaaggtgattgggatttgtgaaaacaaattttgcaaaccaaatttgacttgtccaaacaaactcattgtTTTTTTCATTGGTGACAAGTTAATCAGGGTTTAAGATATCTattgtttccaaagttcttTAGGCATGGGTTCATTGTTTCAAACAGTGACATGAAGATTTTATCCCTATTTTGTAAGTTTTATGTGTCGTAAACATATTTGAAGCATTCAGAGATTTCCAATCTCACAAGGACAAAGGATTAGTGTTTGATAGGCTAGCTTTGAGCTTTAGAAAGAGTTGTGACAGCTAGCAGGAGGGATTTCTGGTGGGTTTTCTGAAAGATAGCTAAAACGGGGTCCCTGTGTTGTGTGGCTGCAAGGCCACATGGATCTACTGCTGCTAGCAGGGAGTGGTCTGTGGGGCCACATGAACCTTACTGGCGTACAAACTCAAGTTATTCACCGCCCCCGCCGAGATGGGACTTCCGTTTCCAATCTGAAGCACTGTCATTTGGCTCCCATGATGGGATTCAACTGTTTGGGTCTTCAGCATCCTCAAATAGTAGAGAAAGTAGGAGCTGGTTAAGAGGCAATCATGTGGCCAATCATCCATATATGGCAAATGATGGTGGTGGCCCGTATTATAGTAGTCCCTCTGACATTTCCCCAGTGCGGCAATGGACTCCTCCAACAATACAAGAAATCAGTGTTGATGATTATAACACTTCGAGAAGAGGTTTGTCAATAACTTTCACGTTTTGTGTCCATTTCCACGGATTGAGTTTGCCCTCAATAGTAACATGCTTTTAGCTTTGAAGGGTTCACAATATCGTCACTTGCAGTATTACTTCTGTTTCTTGCTATTTGTTCcaagttgttttcttttgtcTATTCAGATTTGATCCTGTGGCCCCCCTCCCCCAAAGTTGTGCTTGCTTCTTTGATATAACTACTGCTCTTTATTGATAAGGAAGCATGATAATTAAGTATCCAATCCAATTGCTTTTAATTACTTTGATACAAGTATGCATATGACCTTTACAATTTTATGTAAAACCATCTATAGTAgaataattttgtttgtttttctgtATATGAACATTCGCGTGATAAGAAAAGTAGCTGCAATGGGGTATGGTTTTGCTCCCTTTTATAATAAGGATCCATGCTTTCTTTGTCCAAAATAACATCGTGGCAGGTGTAGATTTGTTGATGGGCTGATCATTAAAGGGGGAGCTTGTAAACTTGTAGCTCCAATTTGGCAGGTTCTCTGCTGGAGTCCAAATGATTTTTGCCCAAAATTGATTCTTGTATGGTGTCATAGTACAGGCTTGTGCCTGCTTGTTGTTAACTAAGCCTGCCTCCAAACACCATTACACTTGATCTTCATGTTTCCAGGTTAGGTTCAAAAGTAAATGCACCTTCAATCATGTCCAGTCATCTAATATAATGCATCAATCATCTTATAAGTCAGCTATAAACATGACCCATtaaaattgaagcaaacaaggaTGTTGCTACAATGCTATTCACAACTGTCCCTATTTTTGTGTTGAGGGGTTACCCATGATTTCAGGATTAAGATCCCTACAGTTCATGACCTCAACATGAACTCCCACCCCTCCTCCCTCTCTCACAACACTCAGACATGAACGCATGGAAATGCATATTTATCTTTTCCCTTCTTCCCTGGTATCCATTGCCCTTATATCATACACTTTTCTTGAGGACACTTGTGGGGCTGATGATGGGAAGCTAAGTAACAAGATGCTTGAAATTaagtttttcaattaaattgccAGGACAAGAAAATTGTTGAACATAGATTTGATAGCTTGGTGATGTCATTAGctgtaattgattattgaccTGGTTGGCTGGGTACAGATTGGTCCATAACCTTATGGGTGCACAGCTTGAGTGAGACCTGTGATGACAGAGCGTCATGGTGGATGCTTCTATAGGCACTCTTGGTTTGGTATCCTGGCTGGTTCACATTTTCATCTTGGTTTTATTGCTAATTATGTGCCTTAggactttcttcttttttaaggGCTTATTTATCAGAATTTCCTGTATTTTAATCtacaaaagaaaattatatttGCTTGTAGATGATAAAAAGTTGTTTTACGTTTGTTTTTATTTGAAATGAGTACGTACCGATACTATTGATATTCAGCCAACTACTGGTATTGTATGGGAAAAGCTCGATGTCACATTTGTAGCTTCTGTCTAAGCTTACATTAATACAGATATTAGCTGTTGCTGCCTTTTGATAGATGTTTTGTTGCTTAAAAGAAACATTAAGCACGTGCACTGGTACTGTGAGATTAGTGAGTCATCGTCATAGGAGGCTGCTTATGTTTGCCCTACAGTGCAATATGGTTCTGAGTTTCCTGTCAATCctgagtaattttattgttcATGTAACTTCCCTTTCCCTCTGGaagaattatatattttatatctGTTGAGAATGGTATTAGCATATCTAAGTTGTAATTTTCCTATGACCCAAGTAAGTTACAAAAGGATTTGCTTTTGTAGGGCCATCAGGATTAGATTGTGCATTATGGGGTGATATATACTTTTTTCTTGTTCAGCATGGCTGCATCTGgctcttgaaaattttgttgaaGCATCACTAGTACATGAGTTTGATTTTCATTAGAACACATTACCAAAGAGATAGTCATCAATATGGAACTAACCTTTATGGTTTCATCTGTCTTGGATTCGCTTTAaacattttcagttttatgaaaTCGTTTGTCAATATCTTATGTGGTCTATCATTGGGGTTGCTTTGCTGTCATTGGTTGTATGCATAAACAATTGTTCATATTAAGTGAACTACTATGAATGGAAATTTTAAATTGCTGATACTATCCTTCTCTTGTTTGATGCAGTCTCAAGGCCCTTATCCTTTTCCCCTGCTATGGAAGTAAGTTATGATTTTCCTTTCCCATGCTTAGCTGAGTAGTACTGCCTGAAGTTCAACTTAATTATACTTACTTTTGCAGGGCACATCAGCTGCAAGGGATAGTGGTGGCTCAACTTCATCCAGGTCGGACAGTAGTGATTACGAGTCTGTGGCCAAGACACATCACTCTCATCGTAATTTTTCAAGTCGCCGTTGCTTTATGTCAAAACCTGTTCACCCATTGACCCTTCCATCTGACACACCTAGAAGAGAAGCTACTGACAGCAATGCTGCTGGGTATTTGGAATTTGATGCTGTTACTCCTCGAAGAGAAAAACATCGTTTGAGCAGTGCTAGTGGTAGTGTCGATCTCACTGATGTTTCTGAGCCATTTGAAGCTGATTTTTCAAGTAGATATTGTAATCCATCAGATAGTTTCAAATGTGGATTGTGTGAGAGGCTTCTTTCACAGAGATCTCCTTGGAGTTCTCGACGTATTGTGAGAAGCGGAGACATGCCTGTTGCTGGGGTTCTTTCATGCCGCCATGTATTCCATGCTGAATGCTTGGAGCAAACTACCCCAAAGGCAAACAAAAATGACCCCCCTTGCCCAATCTGTGCCAAAGTTGAAGAGGAGAATTCTCCAGATCAGCGGGTCTTTTCTAAGTTCTTCCCTAGGCTTAGGCCTTTCTGCGAAGATGGACCATCAAGGCCATGGGGTTGCGCACAGGCAGGAGATTGTGTTGAAGGTGCTTTGCATGCACCTCCCCGCAGTACCATGTTGTCACTTACTCGGAGTCggattaaaaagaatctctcGTTGAAGGGTAATGTAGGCAAAGACTTTCCCGGGAAGGCGAGGAAAAGTGGCTCATTTGCCTCACAGTTATTTGTTGGTTCGGTTGACCATGGAGTCGCTGGTTCGTCCAAGACAGTTTCTGGCACAAGTTTGAAGTGAAACCAGAAGAGTGTGTCTGATGATCAGGAGGACCATATAAAAATGTACTTGCATTTCAGGGATCAATCCATCCATGGCTTTGGGTTGATTGCAGTCGGTGTGTTGAATTGGGTAGTTGGGTTGTGTTTCTGTAATGTTTAGTGGGATTTGGGGTTCTAAATTAGGAAAATTTGACGTATGTTGTAATCATTTAGCCTGGATCTAAATCACAAGGATGTAAAAATGAATGATGGAAATGCCACGAAATCGGCCTAATGAATTACTATTATTGAAAATTGTTGTTGCCATGTTCTTTGGCCCTCTTGGCATTGATCAATCAATGGTCACCCGGCTTTGGTGTTTCATCCATCAATGGCCATGTTCTTTGGTATCTATGCATTGTATCTCCAACTGTTAATGGATTATTAATTACACTACCTCCTATCTTCTTGAAGAAGTAACGCATGAATTCTTCGGTAacttttgaaggaaaaaaaaaaaggtaggggGTGTATGAAATTATCTCCCGAGTATAGAGACATTTGCAGCTAAAATATGTTGTGCTTTGCAGGCGTCTTAGCCATTGAGAGCTGGAAATTGTCAAAGTCGTCTTGTTCCCCCGGCATGATGTTTGCAAggtttttttgcccttttgtaAATGTGCAAAGAAACTTGAGACTGGGAAGGGAAAGAACATTGGAAAGAAAGCCCGTCAGCAACAACACATTCACAATAAGAAATCAGGGGCCATTGGCCAGCCcttgtacccaaaaaaaaaaatggcgaGAGATGGGCCACAGAAGAGCTAGAACTGGAGGCCCAGAAGTGATCACCTTTTGTCAATAGGTTCAATGGCTTGACATATTACCAGTTTGTTTCCCCTTCAGCAATTTATATCAAAAGTCATGTGACTGAAGTTTCACCACATTGAACTAGAATTTGGATGGATCACAGTCTGCGACTGTCCATGGGCTGGATTAGCCCGAGTCTGatcagctcaaaaaaaaaacccgaGGAATCATTTGTTTAAGAGGACCAAGCAAAATTTGAGTCCCAATATTGAGTGTGAATGAAATATGTGTCGGGTCCGAGTTTTGCTACGAACAGATCCACTTAAGACTCGACCCATATAAGttgcatacatacatacatatataataaaaaacactttggtttatatatatatatatatatgtatgtatg
Encoded proteins:
- the LOC113716918 gene encoding uncharacterized protein isoform X2, whose translation is MTERHGGCFYRHSWFVSRPLSFSPAMEGTSAARDSGGSTSSRSDSSDYESVAKTHHSHRNFSSRRCFMSKPVHPLTLPSDTPRREATDSNAAGYLEFDAVTPRREKHRLSSASGSVDLTDVSEPFEADFSSRYCNPSDSFKCGLCERLLSQRSPWSSRRIVRSGDMPVAGVLSCRHVFHAECLEQTTPKANKNDPPCPICAKVEEENSPDQRVFSKFFPRLRPFCEDGPSRPWGCAQAGDCVEGALHAPPRSTMLSLTRSRIKKNLSLKGNVGKDFPGKARKSGSFASQLFVGSVDHGVAGSSKTVSGTSLK
- the LOC113716918 gene encoding uncharacterized protein isoform X1 — translated: MANDGGGPYYSSPSDISPVRQWTPPTIQEISVDDYNTSRRVSRPLSFSPAMEGTSAARDSGGSTSSRSDSSDYESVAKTHHSHRNFSSRRCFMSKPVHPLTLPSDTPRREATDSNAAGYLEFDAVTPRREKHRLSSASGSVDLTDVSEPFEADFSSRYCNPSDSFKCGLCERLLSQRSPWSSRRIVRSGDMPVAGVLSCRHVFHAECLEQTTPKANKNDPPCPICAKVEEENSPDQRVFSKFFPRLRPFCEDGPSRPWGCAQAGDCVEGALHAPPRSTMLSLTRSRIKKNLSLKGNVGKDFPGKARKSGSFASQLFVGSVDHGVAGSSKTVSGTSLK